The Acidobacteriota bacterium genome segment TCGGGCTGCCGGGTTTCTCCGACAGTTCGAACACGTTGGGCCGAAGGGTCACGAAGGCCGGGCAGGCGGTGACCCGCACGGTTTCGCTGGCCTTGCCGGCGTAGATGGGCCGCTTGATGCGGAGGGTGCCGCCCTCGGGGGCGATCTCGGTGACGTCCTGCACCACGGAGCGGCCGAATCGGGCCGCCACGCCGGGCAGAAGGTCCCGGCCGGAGGCGGTGGCGCCGGCCAGTACGAACGCCGCGCCGGTGGACTTCACCAGCCGTTCCAGGCCGTCGATGAAAGCTTCCCGGGCGGTGCCGGGCGCCTGGATCTCGACGGCGTGGATGCTGTCCGGCCCGAAGGCCTTCAACGGTTCCACAACGGCGGGCCCGCCGAAGACGGCCGCGGCCACGGGGGCCCCCAGGGCGTCCGCCAGGCGGCGGGCCGTGGAGAGGGCCTCCAGTGAGGCTTTCCGTATCTTTCCGTTCCGATTTTCAATGCAGACGAGAAATCCGTTACCCATTTGCGCCTCCCTCACAGCACTTTCGCTTCGGTCCGGAGAAGCTGGACCAGGTCCCGAACCTGCTGCTCCGGTTCGCCGGGGACCAGGCGGCCCGCCGGGCGGGCCGGGGGCAGTTCCACTTTCTCAACCGACCAGGAACCCTCGACGGCGCCGACGCCGAGATCGGCGGCGGAGCGGGTCTCGATGGCTTTCTTCTTGGCCGTGAGGATTCCCTTCATGGAGGCGTAGCGGGGCGAATTCAGCCCCTTCTGGGCGGACACGACGGCGGGCAGAGCGCACTCCACGACCTCCTCGCCGCCGTCGATCTCGCGGTGGACCGTCAGCCGGCCGTCGCCGACCTCGACCCCCACCGCCACGTTGGCGCAGGGCAGGCCTAACAGTTCGGCCACGAGGGCCGGGACCTGGCCGAAGTCCTGGCCCACGCCCTGTTTGCCGAAGAGCACCAGGTCGGCGGCCTCGGCCTTGACGACCTCCGCCAGGACCCGGGCCGTGTAGAAGGGCTCGGCGCGGGCGAAGGCGGGATCCTGGACCCACACGGCCCGGTCGACGCCGAGGGCCAGCCCCCCGCGAAGCGTCTTCTCGCACTCGGGCCCGCCGGCGGAGACGATGACGATCTCCCCGGCCCCGAGTTTCTCCCGGAGCTTGAGCGCCTCCTCGACGGCGAACTCGTCGTAGGGGCTCATGATGAAATTCACGCCCTCCTGGGAGACGGAGCAGCCGTCCGGTGCCGGCTTGACGCGGGTTTCGGTGTCGGCCACGGTCTTCATGCAGACGACGATCTTCATGGTCTTCCTCCCGGGCCTATTCGGTGTAGCGCTTGAACAGCAGCACCGCGTTGGTCCCGCCGAACCCGAACGAGTTGGAGAGGGCGTAGCGGATGTCCATCTTCTTCGCTTCGTTCGGCGTGTAGTTCAGGTCGCACTCGGGGTCCGGCGTCTCGTAGTTGATGGTGGGCGGGATGACCTGGTGGTGGAGGGCCAGCACCGTGACGGCGCCCTCCATCCCGCCGGCCGCGCCCAGCAGGTGCCCGTGCATGGACTTGGTGGAGCTGATGCTCAGTTTGTAGGCGTGTTCCCCGAAGACGCGCTTGATGGCCAGCGTCTCCAGCTTG includes the following:
- a CDS encoding electron transfer flavoprotein subunit alpha/FixB family protein codes for the protein MGNGFLVCIENRNGKIRKASLEALSTARRLADALGAPVAAAVFGGPAVVEPLKAFGPDSIHAVEIQAPGTAREAFIDGLERLVKSTGAAFVLAGATASGRDLLPGVAARFGRSVVQDVTEIAPEGGTLRIKRPIYAGKASETVRVTACPAFVTLRPNVFELSEKPGSPNVVATTDTVDAARLLTLVKEIKESSGGKVELTEASVIVSGGRGIKDAENYRLIEELADVLGAAAGASRAVVDAGWVDHPHQVGQTGKTVSPQLYIAVGISGAIQHLAGMSSSKVIVAINKDPEAPIFKVANYGIVGDLFKVVPLLTQELKRVLQ
- a CDS encoding electron transfer flavoprotein subunit beta/FixA family protein; the protein is MKIVVCMKTVADTETRVKPAPDGCSVSQEGVNFIMSPYDEFAVEEALKLREKLGAGEIVIVSAGGPECEKTLRGGLALGVDRAVWVQDPAFARAEPFYTARVLAEVVKAEAADLVLFGKQGVGQDFGQVPALVAELLGLPCANVAVGVEVGDGRLTVHREIDGGEEVVECALPAVVSAQKGLNSPRYASMKGILTAKKKAIETRSAADLGVGAVEGSWSVEKVELPPARPAGRLVPGEPEQQVRDLVQLLRTEAKVL